In a genomic window of uncultured Sphaerochaeta sp.:
- the garR gene encoding 2-hydroxy-3-oxopropionate reductase: MKIGFIGLGIMGKPMAKNLLKAGHEVVCFDVVAANVADVVASGAVAAKSSADVASQVPVVITMLPNSPHVKTVVLGKDGVLEGAAEGLILIDMSSIAPLASQEVEKACAEKGVRMLDAPVSGGEPKAIDGSLAIMVGGEKALFEEMRDILLVMGASAVHCGPIGAGNTTKLANQVIVALNIAAVAEAFTLVRKAGVDPHLVFDAIKGGLAGSTVMNAKAPMMMDSNFKPGFKIDLHIKDLANAMDTAHSVGSPLPLTASVREMMETLHADGFGGDDHSALARFYAKVSGTKIGE, translated from the coding sequence ATGAAGATCGGATTCATAGGATTGGGGATCATGGGCAAGCCCATGGCCAAGAACCTGCTGAAGGCAGGGCATGAGGTGGTGTGCTTCGACGTGGTGGCTGCGAACGTAGCCGACGTGGTGGCTTCCGGTGCAGTGGCCGCAAAGAGCTCAGCCGACGTAGCGTCGCAGGTGCCGGTGGTGATCACGATGCTGCCCAACAGCCCGCACGTGAAGACCGTGGTGCTGGGCAAGGACGGAGTGCTCGAGGGGGCGGCCGAAGGGCTGATCCTGATCGACATGAGCTCGATCGCCCCGCTTGCGAGCCAGGAAGTGGAGAAGGCCTGCGCCGAGAAGGGCGTGAGGATGCTTGACGCACCGGTCTCGGGCGGCGAGCCGAAGGCCATCGACGGAAGCCTTGCCATCATGGTGGGCGGAGAGAAGGCCCTGTTCGAGGAGATGAGGGACATCCTGCTGGTGATGGGTGCGAGTGCGGTGCACTGCGGTCCCATCGGGGCGGGCAACACGACCAAGCTTGCCAACCAGGTGATCGTTGCGCTGAACATCGCAGCAGTGGCTGAGGCGTTCACGCTGGTGCGCAAGGCCGGAGTGGATCCGCACCTGGTGTTCGACGCCATCAAGGGCGGGCTTGCCGGCAGCACGGTGATGAACGCGAAGGCCCCGATGATGATGGACAGCAACTTCAAGCCCGGCTTCAAGATTGACCTGCACATCAAGGACCTCGCCAACGCGATGGACACGGCCCACAGCGTGGGAAGCCCGCTCCCGCTCACCGCAAGTGTGCGCGAGATGATGGAGACCTTGCATGCGGACGGCTTCGGCGGCGACGACCACAGCGCCCTGGCCCGCTTCTATGCAAAGGTCAGCGGCACGAAGATCGGCGAGTAG
- a CDS encoding transketolase C-terminal domain-containing protein yields the protein MRTSDSLRKTYGETLVELGKDNKDIVLMEADLGNSTMSSLFAAAYPQRYFQMGIAEQNMASTAAGLSLTGKIPFINSFAVFASGRAYDQIRSSITIADLNVKICGSSAGLSDYGDGKTHQSIDDIALMQVLPHMTVLSPCDAVETEQMVKAMVSHKGPVYIRINRNDLAVVSDPAAEYHIGKMTKVAEGSDAVIFATGVMVQQSMAAAELLKAEGVSVRVVNVSTIKPLDKEALLGYCEGVKGVVTAEEHSTIGGLGSVVCQALAKSRLPVEMLGVDDRYGTSAENYDILLKHYGLEPKDVAQKVRDVLSGK from the coding sequence ATGAGAACGAGCGACAGTTTGCGCAAGACATACGGCGAGACGCTGGTCGAGCTGGGCAAGGACAACAAGGACATCGTGCTGATGGAGGCGGACCTGGGCAACTCGACGATGAGCAGCCTGTTTGCCGCTGCGTACCCCCAGCGGTACTTCCAGATGGGGATAGCGGAGCAGAACATGGCCAGCACGGCCGCGGGTCTCTCGCTGACGGGCAAGATCCCGTTCATCAACTCGTTCGCGGTGTTCGCATCGGGGCGTGCGTACGACCAGATCCGCTCGTCTATCACGATTGCGGACCTGAACGTGAAGATCTGCGGCTCGAGCGCCGGCCTTTCTGACTACGGCGACGGCAAGACGCACCAGAGCATAGACGACATTGCGCTGATGCAGGTGCTGCCGCACATGACGGTGCTCTCCCCGTGCGACGCGGTGGAGACGGAGCAGATGGTGAAGGCGATGGTGTCCCACAAGGGGCCTGTGTACATCCGCATCAACCGAAACGACCTGGCTGTGGTGAGCGATCCCGCCGCCGAGTACCACATCGGCAAGATGACGAAGGTGGCAGAGGGGAGCGACGCGGTGATCTTCGCCACGGGCGTGATGGTGCAGCAGTCGATGGCCGCGGCCGAGCTCTTGAAGGCCGAGGGAGTGAGCGTGCGCGTGGTGAACGTGAGCACGATCAAGCCGCTGGACAAGGAAGCGCTGCTCGGCTACTGCGAGGGAGTGAAAGGCGTGGTGACGGCCGAGGAGCACAGCACGATCGGAGGTCTCGGCAGCGTGGTGTGCCAGGCCCTTGCCAAGAGCAGGCTTCCTGTGGAGATGCTGGGCGTGGACGACCGCTACGGAACCAGTGCGGAGAACTACGACATCCTGCTCAAGCACTACGGCCTTGAGCCCAAGGATGTGGCGCAGAAGGTTCGCGACGTACTGTCTGGCAAGTAA
- a CDS encoding transketolase produces the protein MKYSQELIKELQLKAIQVRANILEMIPPGKVGHLGGSSSIADVMAALYFHTMKVSKPGAKDPTRDRLVMSKGHAVLVQYACLAELGYFDRSELGKVKTFNGMLQGHPDMDRTPGIEAVTGSLGQGLSVSLGMALGLRLDGSASRVYAILGDGELAEGQIWEAVMAARVFRAGNLTAIVDWNGVQATSTTAEIFPIENLVEKWKAFGWNVIEIDGHDMVQVLEALDAAKAYTEGPTAILAHTVKGKCFPFAEGKAKYHNASMTEDEYKTAWECIANMRREVEA, from the coding sequence ATGAAGTATTCTCAAGAACTCATTAAGGAACTGCAGCTGAAGGCAATCCAGGTTCGTGCAAACATCCTGGAAATGATCCCCCCGGGGAAGGTGGGGCACCTTGGCGGCAGCAGCTCGATAGCGGACGTGATGGCGGCCCTGTACTTCCACACGATGAAGGTGAGCAAGCCCGGTGCGAAGGACCCCACTCGTGACCGGCTGGTCATGAGCAAGGGCCACGCGGTCTTGGTGCAGTACGCCTGCCTGGCCGAGCTGGGCTACTTCGACCGAAGCGAGCTTGGGAAGGTGAAGACCTTCAACGGCATGCTGCAGGGGCACCCGGACATGGACCGGACGCCTGGCATCGAGGCGGTGACCGGGTCATTGGGCCAGGGCCTTTCGGTGTCGCTGGGCATGGCGCTGGGCCTGAGGCTGGACGGGAGCGCGAGCCGCGTGTACGCGATCCTGGGCGACGGCGAGCTTGCCGAGGGGCAGATCTGGGAGGCGGTGATGGCGGCGCGCGTGTTCCGCGCGGGCAACCTGACGGCGATCGTGGACTGGAACGGCGTGCAGGCTACCAGCACGACGGCGGAGATCTTCCCGATCGAGAACCTGGTGGAGAAGTGGAAGGCGTTCGGCTGGAACGTGATAGAGATAGACGGGCACGACATGGTGCAGGTGCTTGAGGCCCTGGACGCGGCGAAGGCGTACACCGAGGGCCCGACTGCGATACTGGCGCACACGGTGAAGGGCAAGTGCTTCCCGTTTGCCGAGGGGAAGGCGAAGTACCACAACGCCTCGATGACCGAGGACGAGTACAAGACGGCCTGGGAGTGCATCGCGAACATGAGAAGAGAGGTGGAAGCATGA
- a CDS encoding glucose 1-dehydrogenase produces the protein MNVRDKVILITGGAGGLGIEMAKVLADGGAKVYLLDLNEESGKRAEAQLANLAGTVKFLQMDITSEEAWKQVVAAVVAEQGRIDVLVNNAGINIRKPIEEMSMGEFSTMMNVNVGSVFLGTKSVLGVMRSQGGGSIINTSSVCGLIGHRYTPEAYTTTKGAVTLLTKAIASRYGSENIRCNSIHPSTVDTPLVQEMFKDPVKKQQRLDEVPLGRLASARDVANSVLYLASDEASFINGISLPVDGGVTCC, from the coding sequence ATGAATGTACGTGATAAAGTGATCCTGATCACCGGCGGAGCCGGTGGTCTGGGTATTGAGATGGCCAAGGTGCTTGCCGACGGCGGTGCAAAGGTGTACCTGCTCGACCTCAATGAGGAGAGCGGCAAGCGCGCTGAGGCCCAGCTCGCCAATCTTGCAGGAACGGTGAAGTTCCTGCAGATGGACATCACCAGCGAAGAGGCCTGGAAACAGGTGGTCGCTGCGGTTGTTGCTGAGCAAGGCCGGATCGACGTGCTGGTGAACAATGCGGGGATCAACATCCGCAAGCCCATCGAGGAGATGAGCATGGGCGAGTTCAGCACGATGATGAACGTGAACGTGGGCAGCGTGTTCCTGGGCACCAAGAGTGTGCTGGGTGTGATGCGCAGCCAGGGCGGCGGTTCGATCATCAACACCAGCAGCGTGTGCGGGCTGATCGGGCACCGCTACACGCCGGAGGCGTACACGACGACCAAGGGGGCGGTGACGCTCTTGACCAAGGCGATCGCGAGCCGGTACGGCAGCGAGAACATCCGGTGCAACTCGATCCATCCGAGCACGGTGGACACGCCGCTGGTGCAGGAGATGTTCAAGGATCCGGTGAAGAAGCAGCAGCGGCTGGACGAGGTGCCCCTGGGGCGCCTTGCAAGTGCGCGCGATGTGGCAAATTCGGTATTGTACCTCGCCAGTGACGAGGCCTCCTTCATCAACGGGATCTCCCTGCCGGTGGACGGCGGGGTCACCTGCTGCTGA
- a CDS encoding TRAP transporter large permease: MGILFVVFIGAMVVGIPIAFVLGVSSLYYFLFLGNIPLSMIGQKMYSGIDNYILLAIPFFILAGELMNRSKITDALINFSNILVGRIPGALAQINIVASVFFAGITGSGVADTAALGSILIPAMEKEGYTPEYAAAVTVASSVIGPIIPPSVVMVIYSMATGESVGALFAAGYVPGLLVALVLMILSYVYAKKYNHPRRVTKLSKKEVLFTLKESIIGMMCPVVLVVGIFSGLFTPTEAAVIACIYAIIAGLFLLKTMTLKEVFDSFVAASVASSVTLLVIAMANLFGQVLAIERIPSLIANFMLGLTSNKFVFLLLLNVFLLFMGMIMDPGASVLILAPIFLPIALTLGIQPLHFAIVMLVNLNLGLITPPVGTCLYVAAPIAKISIERLSKAVLPFVFMEIIALLIMTFVPEVILFLPRLLGYIY, from the coding sequence ATGGGTATTCTTTTTGTGGTATTTATTGGCGCCATGGTGGTTGGCATCCCCATCGCCTTCGTTTTGGGAGTTTCCTCCCTCTACTATTTCCTGTTTCTTGGCAACATCCCCCTGAGCATGATCGGACAGAAGATGTACAGTGGCATCGACAACTACATCTTGCTGGCCATCCCGTTCTTCATTCTTGCAGGGGAGCTGATGAATCGCTCCAAGATCACCGATGCCTTGATCAACTTCTCCAATATCCTGGTCGGAAGGATTCCCGGGGCTCTGGCCCAGATCAACATCGTTGCAAGCGTATTCTTTGCCGGCATCACCGGCAGCGGTGTCGCCGATACTGCCGCCCTTGGATCGATCCTGATCCCTGCCATGGAGAAAGAAGGCTATACACCCGAGTACGCAGCAGCAGTTACGGTTGCATCTTCGGTCATTGGTCCCATTATCCCCCCCAGTGTCGTCATGGTCATCTACTCCATGGCTACCGGTGAATCGGTTGGAGCTCTCTTCGCAGCCGGTTATGTGCCCGGTCTTCTCGTGGCACTCGTATTGATGATTCTCTCGTATGTGTATGCAAAGAAGTACAACCACCCCAGAAGAGTGACCAAGCTTTCCAAGAAGGAAGTGCTCTTCACCCTCAAGGAATCGATCATCGGCATGATGTGTCCGGTGGTATTGGTGGTAGGTATCTTCAGTGGCTTGTTCACCCCGACCGAAGCCGCAGTCATCGCTTGTATCTACGCGATCATCGCCGGCTTGTTCCTGCTCAAGACCATGACGCTGAAAGAGGTGTTTGACAGCTTTGTTGCTGCTTCAGTAGCCTCCTCGGTCACCTTGCTGGTCATCGCCATGGCAAACCTCTTCGGACAGGTGCTCGCAATCGAGCGCATCCCTTCTCTGATCGCCAACTTCATGCTGGGTCTGACCAGCAACAAGTTTGTGTTCCTCCTGTTGCTCAACGTATTCCTGCTCTTTATGGGTATGATCATGGATCCGGGTGCCAGCGTATTGATTCTCGCCCCGATTTTCCTGCCCATCGCGCTTACTTTGGGAATCCAGCCGCTGCACTTTGCCATCGTGATGTTGGTCAACCTCAACCTTGGTCTGATCACCCCGCCGGTGGGAACCTGCCTGTATGTTGCGGCTCCGATTGCGAAAATCAGTATTGAACGTCTTTCCAAGGCGGTATTGCCGTTTGTGTTCATGGAAATCATCGCCCTCTTGATCATGACATTTGTTCCTGAGGTGATTCTCTTCCTGCCGCGCTTGCTCGGTTATATCTACTAG
- a CDS encoding extracellular solute-binding protein, producing the protein MKRLITLALVMVVAISMLSAAGAPEATAAKGEQITLNVWHIGVDVSRRATMEKAIARYQEANPNVKVVEQAIENDPYKTKLKTAMGGGNPPDLFITWGGGWMEEFIKAGKVLDITEQVKSVSNNYLEPGLSISMSGDKVYGLPITCGPSSVYYNRQLYDKYGLKEPKTLAEFEHNCDVLKANGIIPIALGNASKWPGAITFIYLSMRYGGAQVFIDAFNRENGKTFEDPSFIKAGEKIQEWVKKGYYPEGMNGINYDTGGSRMLFYSGRAAHLIQTNGLLGNCTNEAPDFYKNNLGLFKFPVIEGAAGSADEIVGGGNVIHVYGGTKYPKEAFDLLVILSDLEYGQDMIDGSRMISGVKGIEIKDPLIQRQYDVLMGAKVMQNFYDQYMPPALAEVHKDTTQALFGLTMTPAEAARLVEAKAVEVLGPAK; encoded by the coding sequence ATGAAACGATTGATTACCTTGGCTCTTGTCATGGTAGTGGCAATCTCCATGCTCAGCGCAGCAGGGGCTCCCGAGGCCACAGCAGCAAAGGGTGAACAGATTACCCTGAATGTTTGGCACATCGGTGTTGATGTATCCCGCCGTGCGACCATGGAAAAGGCTATCGCCCGCTACCAGGAAGCCAACCCGAACGTGAAAGTGGTTGAGCAGGCGATTGAGAACGATCCCTACAAGACCAAGCTGAAGACCGCTATGGGCGGTGGAAATCCTCCCGACCTGTTCATCACCTGGGGTGGTGGCTGGATGGAAGAGTTCATCAAGGCCGGAAAAGTGCTTGATATCACCGAGCAGGTGAAGAGCGTTTCCAACAACTATCTTGAACCCGGTCTCTCCATCAGCATGAGCGGAGACAAGGTCTATGGTCTTCCGATCACCTGCGGACCTTCCTCCGTATATTACAACCGCCAGCTGTATGATAAGTACGGTCTGAAGGAGCCCAAGACACTTGCTGAGTTCGAGCACAACTGCGACGTCCTCAAGGCCAATGGGATCATCCCCATCGCTTTGGGCAATGCAAGCAAGTGGCCCGGCGCCATCACGTTCATCTACCTTTCGATGCGCTATGGTGGAGCTCAGGTCTTCATCGATGCCTTCAACAGGGAAAATGGAAAGACCTTCGAAGATCCCAGCTTCATCAAGGCCGGCGAGAAGATCCAGGAATGGGTGAAAAAGGGTTACTATCCTGAAGGCATGAACGGCATCAACTACGACACCGGTGGGTCCAGAATGTTGTTCTACAGCGGAAGGGCTGCGCACCTCATCCAGACCAATGGTCTGCTTGGAAACTGCACCAACGAAGCTCCCGATTTCTACAAGAACAATCTTGGCTTGTTCAAGTTCCCGGTCATCGAAGGCGCTGCAGGTTCTGCTGACGAGATCGTCGGTGGCGGAAATGTCATCCACGTCTATGGTGGCACCAAGTACCCGAAGGAAGCTTTTGATCTGCTCGTGATTCTTTCCGATCTTGAGTATGGTCAGGACATGATTGATGGATCCCGCATGATTTCCGGTGTCAAGGGCATCGAGATCAAGGATCCTCTCATCCAGAGGCAGTATGATGTGCTCATGGGTGCAAAGGTCATGCAGAACTTCTACGACCAGTACATGCCTCCTGCCCTCGCAGAAGTGCACAAGGATACCACACAGGCTCTGTTTGGCTTGACTATGACTCCCGCCGAAGCTGCAAGGCTGGTGGAAGCAAAGGCTGTTGAAGTCTTGGGTCCCGCAAAATAA
- a CDS encoding transaldolase family protein has product MKNYLQWLASETQTIWWHDSANQDEQARAFGWGAVGMTTNPFLVNQTLAAHPEDWQKQLASLDTSLEGEEKVLSLIKAVTGHYATSFASLHQKGEEGKGYVCAQTNPNRCGDAASMLALAERYASWYPNLVIKLPATKAGLKVYEECVARGYPVAATLSFTVPQVLAVAEAAKRGKQRALDSGIKPALSIAVLMVGRLDDYLRDVAQDQESVATESDIRQAGTACIKKAYKLFAERGYDTFLMPAGCRGGYHIAALAGARMICSISPKIQEELVRLEGPFSEQIETCVDDAVIQRLSTLAEFRKAYEVEGMSEEEFITFGSTNRTVDQFINDGWNPLLGYPLGKERR; this is encoded by the coding sequence GTGAAAAACTACCTGCAGTGGTTGGCATCCGAGACACAGACAATCTGGTGGCATGACTCTGCCAATCAGGATGAGCAAGCACGTGCCTTTGGATGGGGTGCGGTGGGCATGACCACCAACCCCTTCCTGGTGAACCAGACGCTTGCTGCCCATCCTGAGGATTGGCAAAAACAGCTTGCCTCTCTTGATACTTCATTGGAGGGAGAGGAGAAGGTCCTTTCGCTCATCAAGGCAGTAACCGGCCACTACGCCACTTCCTTTGCCTCCCTGCATCAGAAGGGGGAAGAGGGGAAGGGGTATGTGTGCGCCCAGACCAATCCCAACCGCTGTGGGGATGCTGCATCAATGCTTGCTCTGGCTGAGCGGTATGCTTCGTGGTATCCGAATCTGGTGATCAAGCTTCCGGCAACCAAGGCAGGCTTGAAGGTCTATGAGGAGTGTGTTGCCCGTGGATACCCAGTGGCAGCCACTCTCAGTTTCACCGTACCCCAGGTGCTTGCGGTTGCCGAAGCGGCAAAACGAGGGAAACAACGGGCTTTGGACTCTGGCATCAAGCCAGCTTTGAGCATCGCTGTTCTCATGGTGGGCCGCTTGGATGATTACCTGCGCGATGTTGCCCAGGACCAGGAGTCGGTGGCAACCGAGTCCGACATCCGCCAGGCAGGGACCGCCTGCATCAAGAAAGCATACAAGCTGTTTGCTGAACGCGGCTATGACACCTTCCTCATGCCTGCCGGCTGTAGGGGAGGGTATCACATTGCTGCTTTGGCTGGGGCAAGGATGATCTGTTCCATCTCTCCGAAAATCCAGGAGGAGTTGGTGCGCCTGGAAGGGCCTTTCTCCGAACAGATTGAAACCTGTGTGGATGATGCGGTAATCCAGCGACTTTCAACCCTTGCTGAGTTTCGCAAAGCCTATGAGGTTGAGGGAATGTCCGAGGAGGAGTTCATCACCTTCGGCAGTACCAACCGCACCGTCGACCAGTTCATCAATGATGGCTGGAATCCATTGCTTGGATATCCGCTTGGGAAGGAGAGGAGATGA
- a CDS encoding zinc-binding dehydrogenase, whose protein sequence is MKALFYVADKVMELRDIPKPEAKAGQYLIQVKSNGICGSDFEGYLGKTGRRTAPMIMGHEFSGVVAEAPKGGRYAVGQKVVVFPKPYCGVCEFCKKGMVNLCPEGICMGVLDANGSMCEFVTIDEKYLLPFDGISFNEAAFTEPLAVAYRSVYKISDEELKEAEHIIVIGAGTIGLLVLALLKYRGAKHVIISDATDFRLGVAKEMGADDVLNPRTEPFMDGIKRLTGGKGCDISIEAVGIAPTAQNSLECLKIGGTAIWIGNAAKVVEVPMQKIVTMELKIKGNYVYDLEGFADSLRLLSEGKINTKPLMTNIYTLEDGVQAFKDLENNREGKMLKVILES, encoded by the coding sequence ATGAAAGCTTTGTTCTATGTTGCTGACAAGGTTATGGAACTGAGGGACATCCCCAAGCCGGAAGCGAAAGCTGGGCAATACCTCATCCAGGTCAAATCGAATGGCATCTGCGGTTCGGACTTTGAGGGTTACCTCGGAAAGACCGGACGCAGGACCGCCCCCATGATCATGGGTCATGAGTTCTCCGGCGTTGTTGCCGAAGCCCCGAAGGGCGGTCGGTATGCTGTCGGTCAGAAGGTTGTGGTATTCCCGAAGCCGTACTGCGGTGTGTGTGAATTCTGCAAGAAGGGAATGGTCAACCTCTGCCCCGAAGGGATCTGCATGGGCGTACTCGATGCCAATGGCTCGATGTGCGAATTTGTGACCATCGATGAGAAGTATCTGCTTCCGTTCGACGGCATCTCCTTCAATGAGGCAGCGTTCACCGAACCGTTGGCTGTTGCCTACCGTTCGGTCTACAAGATCAGCGACGAGGAACTGAAGGAAGCTGAGCACATCATCGTCATCGGTGCCGGTACCATTGGCTTGCTTGTCCTTGCCCTGCTCAAATACCGTGGGGCAAAGCATGTCATCATCAGTGATGCCACCGATTTCCGTCTTGGCGTTGCCAAGGAGATGGGAGCCGATGACGTCCTGAATCCCAGGACCGAGCCTTTCATGGATGGCATCAAGCGTCTCACTGGTGGCAAAGGTTGTGACATTTCCATCGAAGCGGTCGGCATTGCTCCGACTGCACAGAACTCCCTGGAATGCCTGAAGATCGGGGGAACCGCCATTTGGATCGGCAATGCCGCCAAGGTGGTCGAGGTCCCGATGCAGAAGATTGTCACCATGGAACTGAAGATCAAGGGCAACTATGTCTATGATCTGGAGGGCTTTGCCGATAGTCTTCGCCTTCTTTCGGAAGGCAAGATCAACACCAAGCCGCTGATGACCAACATCTATACGCTCGAGGATGGGGTCCAGGCCTTCAAGGATCTGGAAAACAACCGCGAGGGCAAGATGCTGAAAGTCATCCTGGAGAGCTAG
- a CDS encoding sugar ABC transporter permease: protein MVPTKRRATNHKEILFVVAALVPGLLFYGIYNLYGIIMTFQFSTLDWTGISQNSGFVGFANYLKLFKDPMMGVAVKNNLILMITSIGIQLPFALLLALALNSAIKGTKFFRTIFFLPMLFSTVATGIMWQLFFDPMFGILAYVMQQVGLGNYVIGFLADVRTAMPSVLFVICWQFIPFYMIILKAGLTNISTELYEAATIDGANRWQAFWKITLPLMGPTLRTSAVMSMVGSLKYFDLVYIMTGGGPSGATELMATYMYKKGFVEFGMGYASAIAGLMFIICFVFACVFLYVTRVREAH, encoded by the coding sequence ATGGTTCCAACGAAACGTCGAGCAACCAATCATAAGGAGATTCTCTTTGTCGTGGCAGCCCTGGTGCCAGGTCTCCTGTTTTATGGCATTTACAATCTCTACGGTATCATCATGACCTTCCAGTTCTCCACCTTGGACTGGACAGGTATCAGCCAGAACTCCGGGTTCGTGGGGTTCGCAAACTATCTCAAGCTTTTCAAGGATCCGATGATGGGGGTCGCGGTCAAGAACAATCTGATTCTGATGATCACCTCTATCGGCATCCAGTTGCCCTTCGCCCTTTTGCTTGCACTCGCCTTGAACAGTGCCATCAAGGGAACGAAGTTCTTCCGCACCATCTTCTTTCTGCCCATGCTCTTTTCCACCGTTGCAACCGGTATCATGTGGCAGCTCTTCTTTGACCCGATGTTCGGTATCCTCGCCTATGTCATGCAACAAGTCGGACTGGGCAACTACGTCATCGGCTTCCTTGCAGATGTCCGTACTGCCATGCCTTCGGTGCTGTTTGTCATCTGCTGGCAGTTCATTCCCTTCTATATGATCATCCTCAAGGCCGGTTTGACGAACATCTCCACCGAGCTGTACGAGGCTGCCACCATTGACGGTGCAAACCGCTGGCAGGCTTTCTGGAAGATAACCTTGCCGTTGATGGGACCGACGCTGCGTACCAGTGCGGTCATGTCGATGGTAGGTTCGCTGAAGTACTTCGACTTGGTCTACATCATGACCGGAGGCGGCCCGAGCGGAGCTACCGAGCTGATGGCAACGTATATGTACAAGAAAGGATTCGTGGAATTCGGCATGGGCTATGCCTCAGCCATCGCAGGCTTGATGTTCATCATCTGTTTCGTCTTCGCCTGTGTCTTCCTCTATGTCACCAGAGTGAGGGAGGCTCATTGA
- a CDS encoding carbohydrate ABC transporter permease, translating to MKKEPISDKMFKTLIYAFCIVVLILTGFPLLFLVFNSFKSLPEYMMNIWQPPKKLFFGNYKLVFAPTFLRYFINSLIVSVSGVSLVILVSSLMAFVFAKFNFRVTKGIFFLVIAGMMIPIHTTLIPIYSMSINVRVYDTLFGLIGPYVSFNIPVSVFIMTQFFKEMPKELDEAAMIDGGSLFLIYRKIVMPLSGPAVSTVGVYTFLTMWNEFVYALVMIDTRSKKTLSLGIRDFYGFQTINIPAVLTAILVGSLPVLTFYFLAQDKVINGLTQGALKG from the coding sequence ATGAAAAAAGAACCTATATCCGATAAGATGTTCAAGACTTTGATCTATGCCTTTTGCATCGTGGTCTTGATTTTGACTGGTTTTCCGTTGCTCTTTTTGGTCTTCAACAGCTTCAAGAGCTTGCCTGAGTACATGATGAACATCTGGCAGCCCCCGAAGAAACTCTTTTTCGGCAACTACAAGCTGGTGTTCGCCCCGACGTTCCTTCGTTACTTTATCAACAGCCTCATCGTCAGCGTCAGCGGCGTGAGCTTGGTCATCCTGGTTTCTTCCCTGATGGCTTTCGTCTTTGCGAAGTTCAACTTCCGCGTGACCAAAGGAATTTTCTTTTTGGTCATCGCCGGTATGATGATTCCGATCCATACCACCTTGATCCCCATCTATTCGATGAGCATCAACGTAAGGGTGTACGATACACTGTTTGGCCTCATTGGGCCGTATGTTTCGTTCAACATCCCGGTTTCGGTCTTCATCATGACGCAGTTCTTCAAGGAGATGCCCAAGGAGCTGGATGAGGCAGCCATGATTGACGGTGGATCGCTGTTCCTGATCTACCGTAAGATTGTGATGCCACTCTCCGGTCCTGCTGTCTCGACTGTTGGTGTCTACACCTTCCTGACCATGTGGAATGAGTTTGTCTATGCCCTGGTCATGATCGACACCCGCTCGAAGAAGACGCTTTCGCTTGGTATCCGTGACTTCTACGGCTTCCAGACGATCAACATCCCGGCAGTGCTCACCGCCATTCTGGTAGGATCGCTCCCGGTACTTACATTCTACTTCCTTGCACAGGACAAGGTCATCAACGGCCTTACCCAGGGTGCTTTGAAAGGCTAA
- a CDS encoding glucose 1-dehydrogenase, with product MRRNLFDLSGRSAVVTGAYQGLGLGMARGLAEAGASVMLVDVNPLVTDRAEELCAEGLSAKGYAANLLDRSARLELKQTLSADLDGKLDILVNNAGIQIRHPVLEFPIEDWDTVLELNLTAAFDLAQWAAAMMVRQGKGKIINTASVNSLAAGVNTVAYCAAKGGIMQMTKVMSNELSSQGINVNCIAPGYMATAINTALVEDEKRFAELSQRIPAKRWGQPQDMAGAAVYLASDASEYVCGIMLPVDGGYLGR from the coding sequence ATGAGACGCAACTTGTTTGACCTCAGCGGCAGAAGTGCGGTGGTGACCGGTGCATACCAAGGCTTGGGTTTGGGCATGGCCAGGGGCCTTGCCGAGGCAGGGGCCTCGGTGATGCTGGTGGATGTGAATCCCTTGGTGACAGACCGTGCCGAGGAGCTTTGCGCAGAAGGGTTGTCCGCCAAAGGATATGCAGCCAATCTGCTGGATAGGAGTGCCCGCTTGGAATTGAAGCAAACACTCTCTGCCGATTTGGATGGAAAGCTGGATATTTTGGTGAACAATGCCGGGATACAGATTCGCCACCCTGTGCTCGAGTTTCCCATCGAGGATTGGGATACGGTACTGGAACTGAACCTCACCGCTGCTTTCGATCTTGCCCAATGGGCGGCAGCGATGATGGTCAGGCAGGGAAAGGGAAAGATCATCAACACCGCCTCGGTCAACTCTTTGGCTGCGGGGGTGAATACGGTTGCCTACTGTGCAGCCAAGGGTGGCATCATGCAGATGACCAAGGTCATGTCCAATGAGCTTTCCAGCCAGGGCATCAACGTCAACTGCATTGCCCCGGGTTACATGGCGACGGCAATCAATACGGCACTCGTGGAAGATGAGAAACGCTTTGCCGAACTGAGCCAACGCATTCCTGCAAAGCGTTGGGGACAGCCGCAGGATATGGCCGGAGCCGCGGTCTACCTGGCAAGCGATGCTTCTGAGTATGTATGTGGCATCATGCTTCCTGTCGATGGAGGGTATCTGGGGCGATAG